Below is a genomic region from Quercus lobata isolate SW786 unplaced genomic scaffold, ValleyOak3.0 Primary Assembly Scq3eQI_2021, whole genome shotgun sequence.
tttgtgttttgggttgtgGAGGAGTGGATGTGTGGTGGTGGCTATTGGTTGTTGGCAGCTGTTTGGTGTTATGACAATGATTTTCCTAGGTTGTGTTTGATgagttataaatattattttaatgtattgtatatattattttaatgtataaaattgaagaatagaacatataatgtatggtgtattataaaatggtgtgttaaaattaataaagtagttttttatgagtcaaaatgacatttttatagaatacttgatgagaatgctcttagcagtgtgtaaggactcaatttgtaacgatcccaagtTCGTATTGGGTTCAAACGTTAAAGGCCcgaacaataaatttgtaaagcatggatgtcaaagaactaggttaactctaaaagaaaaacgatcaaacctcacgtttatagatggattGGCACTGATATAACGATCAATTTCTCCTTAAAACAAGTTCAGTTCTTTagttcataaggttttcttctaaGTCCTCTTTGTTCAGAAGTTCCGATCCCCTTTCTTAATGCgttcttccatgttatatactgccctcttggtgtcatcttcaccacacacgtgtaagTTGGGTTTGGGGGATCCCTTCCtatcccatccaacacctcctgGAATCTCcaaccagcagctgtaaggctgcccCATCACtattcaggcatcacctccatattaatgcggtcagagagttagttgaaaggcaattaatgcggagacaactgttgttaaagatatttgtttaccttttcttttttatccttggtcccatgtcccacctttagtggtaatgtAGCTCTGAGATGTGTTTGCAACAATGTGACGTTcaggtcgtcctcggactcatactattttgtcctcggacgaatactgaactcacctcACGTGATATCTACTCTCCGTTTCATTTGATTACCCTTATGACTTGATATGAACCTCCTCGGACGGTTTTACATCCTCGGATGAGTCACAGACCTAGTTAACacgattttaataatttattgattatcCATCCCCCACACAATGTAACTCTAAAGTGCTATAATCTAGCTTTTGTTTGGAATGATCCTCTCTATtcacaattaaatttttaatttttacttatgAATAAAATTGTATGCAGATTACAGAATGTTGGCATTTAATACTCTTAAATGAGTAATATTTAActagaatatttttattttttaaaataacatattgATAGCAGattctaatattttttggttaaattgttATCTTATTATCCATGCTTAAATAGTGATActtctttttctattcaattatattcaaacaaaaaagtgaaatttcatCCTAACCCATCTTAGGTGATAGAATATCATATATTTTGAGATccacttatttttattaaaattaaaatttttttattaaaaatactataaataaaagtaaaaattaactaaaataatatagtaaaacttaaaaatagtaccaaaaaatataatgatatatataaataataacaaaaataaactgaataataaaataaactgactttttaatttgaaaccaaaCGCACATTTACAACGAGCTTTCACAACATGAACCCACACACTTGTGGAGCCTGAATATTGTGAGAGACACACTGCAAACACCGGGCATgagattttccttttatttgacCATTTTTAAGAGGCACCATAATTCATAATCTAGATTCATAAATCTCACAACTATTGTTTTCCCTCTCCCATAGTCACACTCACACCCCTCTTCCCAACCAACTTTATAATTTCTTTGCCTGATATAATATTGTCCCAACAactttataaaatttctttggCTAATATTTTCCCAACAACTTCactcacaataaaaaaaatcaattaataaaactataaaagcaGTAAATAAGTATATCAGTTATATTATCCTCCTGTAAATTACTGTTAGTAAAATAGTAAATCAAATTGTAGTTTCTACTATGCCTTGATTATTCCTTAAAATCATCTAgattcaagttcttttttttttttttttgggataagcaAGGCAAAAAgcacaaaataaagacaattAAAGGcgtaaaagaagaaaaaaaaaatactaaatatattaatattaaaagaaGCTCTAAGAAACTTCCTGAATCTGTCCCATCCAGGTTAATTACACACGTGACTCCATTTTGTCACGTGTGAGTCCTTTAGGGATTTTGGATCCAGTGCTTTCATTTTCACGTGCAACGCCCCTATTCTAAAAACTAACTAGATCAATCAATTGTACACCCTCTGATTACGATTACTATCCCAGTGGCAGTGCTTGATGAGCCACGTGGCTTTTCGATTACCGTCATCGTGACGATCATCACCGTTACTCTCGCAATCCAACGGCTCTAGTTTCGCGGGATCGGGCTGCTGTAACCGCAACTCCGTATCGTCGTCGTTGCTTTCTCTAGCTCTCTTCGCAATCGCACCGCCGCCGCCGATTGGAACGCCGAACAGTTTCGCGCTCGATTCTGTCTCAGTTTCCGTTTCTTCGTCGTCGGCGTACCTCTTCGCCGGCAGCAAGTCGAGCGGCGGTTTTCCGGCGAGCTCCGActtgttcttgttgttgttgttcgcGAAGTTGGACATCAAGGCGAAGATATTGTTGCAGAGAGATTTAATCTCCGCCAACTCTTTGCTAAGCTGAACGTTCTCCTTCCTCAGCCTCTCGTTCTCGTCAATCAGATCCGCCGGCGCAGTTGTCCTCGTCGGAGACGAGTTCGCTGACACCACTTGCTCTTCACCGGAATTCGACGGCGATATCAATTGCTTCACCACCGGAACTGCCGACGTAGCCACCGACACCGGAGACACCACCGGAGTGGAAATCTTCCGGCGGTGAATTtcacacagcagcttcttctcCCCTCGGCGGAAGTAGTCGTTCGAGAATTCCCACCGATCAGGTACTACTTTTCTAAATCcctaaaaaaacaacaaatatatacaaaaatcaaaaaccaaaacatacaaaaagctccattagagagagagagtgaatatTGACATACATAGGTGTTGAGTTGGCGAACGAAGCTAGAGAAATTGTTGTGTTTGAAAAACTTAGGGAGCAAATCTTTGGCGAAAACGGTAGGGTTCCAAACGATGAAGGTTGATCCGTCGTCGTTCCAGGAGATAACGTCGTTGATTGTGCGGTCCTCGACTAGTTGAAACGTCTTCGTCAAAAACGGCGTCGGAATAGATCGCTGTGACTCGCTCGTTGCCGACTCACCGTTTTGCTCCATAGCCGGAGCCATGTAGATGGTGTGAGTTTTGGTTTGGTAGTTCTAGAAGGTTCGTATGGGGGGAATTAAATATAGAAAAGAGAATAGAAGAGAGAGCGAGGAAAACGaaggaaaatgagagagagagagagaagggaaagaACGAGAAGCTACTAACCTACGTTACGTCTTATCTAGGGAAACTTCCGTGTGAGGGTTCTTTTGCCTTTTTGTATGTATGCGTTCGTGTGCGAAAGTGGCAGCAGCGGGCAGGGCTTGTTGTCAGTCTacccttttttgttttggttagaTTCTTTGtatgcttattttttttgttgtgtaaattagtgaaaaataatatatatatatatatatatatatatataagaaagagGGGgtctttatttaatattttttataattcgataTTTTTGTAATGATAATGAAAGATGTGAAGTTGTACCTATAATTATTAGACTTTTCTAGCGTTTTTACCTTTTAATAGACTATTTTGATAGACTATTTCATTCCCTTGACATGAACATTACAAAACTCACATCAATGAGATttatgacttttcaaatttatgtCACGCCCTAATCCAAAGAACCCACTATCCATATTTCAATGAGAATTAAACAGATTTGAATCCAAGTTCtttgtttgataaaattaaaaaataaataaagttttcttaagcttttttttatagtaattttaaGATTATACCTtttgtcatattattttttacaattattttatatgacatattatgattgattgTCCGAcctttttatatgaatttataaatttttttgaacaacGCTGGTAACACAATTTGTGCCACAACTAGACCATGTAacgggttgaattttttttcccatcactCATATCCTTGTCACCTCATAGTTatgacataaaaaattttagtcctagattgtttttcctttctttttttgagaagattagTGTTAATTTGATGTGTGCTGCAGATGTATTCTGGCTAGCAATTTATAAAGGATCTAATAATATCTTGACTTACCCAAATggtaaaaagaagaagggggCTTGGCTTTAACCTTTACGTATAATATAAGGTTGGCTGACTTATGGTTATAGTGgctcttttggttttttgttaaAGAATGAGTGGGAAAACAACGGGCGTGgggtttgtcattttcttcatccTTTCAATCCCAATTCCAAGCATGCTgccaataataaataattactagtactttaattttattattttcttgacCAAATTACAATGTGATTTGCAATTAATaaatatcatataatatattgatCGAGGCATCCTCGAAATTCTTTTGCTAAAGTTATTCTCAGTATCTTATCTCATTCTCGGCCCCAGAAAATAGGAAGGCCATTATCTTAGGTTTCTTTCCCAAAGAAATAGTTTTCTCTTTTAAGTAATAAGTATCCCCTTAAACAAAATTAGCGGCAATCTTTCTCTTgctaataataaattaatccGGCGGCATATATATTCGTTAGAGTGAACCCAAATTTGTTGAAGTATTTTACTGTAACAGGTAAACTTCTTacttttgggaaaaaaaaaaaaacaaacttctTGGTACATccattatttataataattgcttcttactattttttttcaaaagttataaagttgatttttaattaaaacttcAAAATCTATATTATCCTTTttatgtaatgattttttttttttttaaaaagaaaaaggtattttactatttaactagATATTCAATCAACCTAAAGATTGGGCCTTTTATGCTTCCTCGcatatatagtatagataattTGATCTAAAGACCCTTGATTGTTTATGTGATTATCATCTTTTacgattaaaattaaaattaaagttttgtgTTATCATTTTTTATGTACTACTATAATACATTTTTTCCTTAGTGGCCCATTCATTTATTGTTGACCTAATTTgtgtaataaaatatattttttatcatgAAAAAGAAGTTTGCATAACTCATTGTTAATCAAAGTTAGGCAAAATATCTTCCTTACACTTGTTTATATTCACTATTTTatacaaatattattatttaaaaaaaaaaaaaaaaaaagagttctaCATTTAAAGCATGAAAGTGGACgtaaaaaaatggacaaaaacaaaaagtgaaaatgtTTGAGTGTATCATTGCCCTCAAAATTGTTTTGGAAAAGTGTGTATAAAGATTGTGGTGAATTTATACAATTCATTTAGTGTATTACATATTTCTTTGACCCGAACTAAATGAAATTATTCAATATCATAGTAAATCCCTCTCATTTTACATAAGAGTGGGTTTTATAGGTGGAAAAATTTCTCTCCCACGAGGATTGATCTTTAGTCAGTTTCCTAAATGACTTGCCAATGTTCAAAGCTTTGGGTACAATTAAAgtcaattaattaattgatgGATACCTACTTTGTTgcagaaattaaataatatcaGCCCACGATGAAAATCCTTAATTTGAGTCACGTTTAGGTCAATAAGAGTCGTGTATACTTCTccttctcccctttttttttaagatattattttattttattttttaaaattacccATTATTATTTATAACTACCCGTAAActttatgaacttttttttttttttttgagaaactaaacTTTATGAACTTGAATTAAGGTAATATAATAAGTTTTCCTATCTCATAAAAATTGGTCTTACATATGAGCCTATCGTTAGTTTattcactttattattattaactatGAGGGAGAAAAGAGTATTACTTCaagtaataatttataatttacactATATATTTTTCCCAACTTGACATAATTAATTTCTCTGTCCAGAAGAGAAGAAAGCTGAAGGAATTTAGGAACTTTGAAAATTAAACTTGAATTGCTTGGGTGTACTAGTTATTCAATTGGATTTTTCAaagtgtttgttttattttatatgaagaATGTTAAAATTCCTTCCTGGTTGCTTAAATTATTAGTCtttgtttttattggtttgaATAATGGAtcttattttaatcaaattgaCTTACTAACATTTTTAATCAGAACTCTACTAATAATATCCAGATTCACATTGAATAAAGAGGAAAGAgatatgaaaatatatgtataaatggCAGTGACGTGagctgaaaaagaaaaaattccaaCCCATTTTGGTTTTGTTGGGCAAAGAAAGTAAGGGCTGCTATAGTTAATTAATATATCTCACTTTGCAAAAGCCGAAAGGTAACATCGAAGAAAACCCAATAAAGCATGGATGAGGGGGTTTCTATAGAAAGATTGGTACCACACACTCCGTGGCAGCCGAGCTTTGGGCCCTTTTCATGATGGCCTCACTCTTTGCAAAGCAACCTAAAACATACAAAAAGCCCACTGTAGAGATTGATGTTAAAGCTGTTGCTATTTTATCTCCATTCTCTGAACCTTCTCATTCATACAATGTTTAATATCAATCACGCTTAACCGCAAGTCCCTCAAAACTGTTGAGGAAGCTTATAAGTTACATCAATCACACTTACCGCCAAGGGAACCATTGTGCAGATCTTTTGGTTAAGGAAGGAGATTTCATTGGTGACTCTTATTTGGGCTGTCGCTGAGGGTATTATGTATTTTAAACTTTGTAAGAACATTCTTATCAAAGGtgctaaaaatactaaatgttattttttagcatttttagcacCTCAAATGATAAAAACACACTTACATCAAAcatgctaaattttaaaaaatttagcatcaAGCTAAAGCGAACTGTTATCAATAACAGCTCATTGTAGCtggattgtaaaaaaaaaaaaatatttttatattctcacCAACTCTcacttctcttttctctc
It encodes:
- the LOC115973726 gene encoding heat stress transcription factor B-2a-like: MAPAMEQNGESATSESQRSIPTPFLTKTFQLVEDRTINDVISWNDDGSTFIVWNPTVFAKDLLPKFFKHNNFSSFVRQLNTYGFRKVVPDRWEFSNDYFRRGEKKLLCEIHRRKISTPVVSPVSVATSAVPVVKQLISPSNSGEEQVVSANSSPTRTTAPADLIDENERLRKENVQLSKELAEIKSLCNNIFALMSNFANNNNKNKSELAGKPPLDLLPAKRYADDEETETETESSAKLFGVPIGGGGAIAKRARESNDDDTELRLQQPDPAKLEPLDCESNGDDRHDDGNRKATWLIKHCHWDSNRNQRVYN